One genomic window of Elusimicrobiota bacterium includes the following:
- a CDS encoding cation diffusion facilitator family transporter, with protein sequence MSHGHEHGHSHGHAHHGLSAVQSLTWALGITAVFFVVELVGGWWTGSLALVSDALHMGFDLTALGLGLFAARMARRPADPKRTFGYQRVEVLVAFINGVTLILITGVILREAYVRFFAPQDIKAKEMLVIAVIGLLSNLAAGAVLYRSSRSNINLRGAFLHVLSDALGSVGAVIAGIVILEFGWRQADPLVSAVICAGIVVTSYWLVRDSVHILLEGTPSHLELEQIRAALSVLPGVSSVHDLHLWSVTRGTESMSGHVVVESDAHTAATLRAGAKLLKERFGITHVTLQVETSGQPECEDTVPPPTEP encoded by the coding sequence ATGAGCCACGGCCACGAGCACGGGCATTCCCACGGCCACGCGCATCACGGGCTTTCAGCGGTCCAGTCTTTGACCTGGGCCCTGGGCATCACCGCGGTCTTCTTCGTGGTGGAGTTGGTGGGCGGCTGGTGGACCGGCAGCTTGGCCTTGGTCTCGGACGCCCTGCACATGGGCTTCGATCTCACGGCTTTGGGTCTGGGACTCTTCGCGGCCCGGATGGCGCGGCGTCCGGCCGATCCCAAGCGGACCTTCGGCTATCAGCGCGTGGAGGTCCTGGTCGCCTTCATCAATGGGGTCACCCTGATCCTCATCACCGGCGTCATCCTGCGCGAGGCCTACGTGCGGTTCTTCGCGCCGCAGGATATCAAGGCCAAGGAGATGCTGGTCATCGCGGTCATCGGGCTTTTGAGCAACTTGGCCGCCGGAGCCGTGCTCTACCGTTCCAGCCGCTCCAACATCAACCTGCGCGGGGCCTTCCTGCACGTGCTCTCCGACGCCCTGGGTTCGGTGGGCGCGGTCATCGCCGGCATCGTCATCCTGGAGTTCGGCTGGCGCCAGGCGGACCCCTTGGTGAGCGCCGTCATCTGCGCCGGGATCGTGGTGACCTCGTATTGGCTGGTGCGCGACTCGGTGCACATCCTGCTTGAGGGCACCCCGTCGCACCTGGAACTGGAGCAGATCCGCGCCGCGCTGAGCGTTTTGCCCGGGGTCAGCTCGGTCCATGACCTTCATCTGTGGTCCGTCACGCGGGGCACGGAGTCCATGAGCGGGCACGTGGTGGTGGAGTCCGACGCTCACACCGCCGCGACCCTGCGCGCGGGCGCCAAGCTGCTCAAGGAGCGCTTCGGCATCACGCACGTGACCTTGCAGGTGGAGACCTCGGGGCAGCCCGAGTGCGAGGACACGGTCCCGCCGCCGACAGAGCCTTGA
- the rlmB gene encoding 23S rRNA (guanosine(2251)-2'-O)-methyltransferase RlmB translates to MSRREQGSDAQWLSGFHSVLETLRGKPGSAKELLVAEGSRGPEFEELMRLAREAGVRLRYVDRRELDRVAGGARHQGVALRAALHEGGSLKGLLERFPEDSRKGLVLVALDEVQDPHNLGAIARSAVNLGAKALILPERRSAPVTGAVVAASAGAIQKLPVVSVVNLGQALERLKEAGFWVYGADAAGRPAWDAVFNTPLVLVIGSEGYGMRPLVASLCDEVVSIPQAAAGVESLNASCAASVLLYEVARQVRKGS, encoded by the coding sequence ATGTCCCGCCGGGAGCAGGGGTCCGACGCCCAATGGCTGAGCGGCTTCCATAGCGTGCTCGAGACCTTGCGCGGCAAGCCGGGCAGCGCCAAGGAGCTCCTAGTGGCCGAGGGCAGCCGGGGCCCGGAGTTCGAGGAGCTCATGCGTCTGGCCCGGGAGGCGGGGGTGCGCCTGCGCTACGTGGACCGACGGGAACTGGACCGGGTCGCGGGCGGCGCCCGCCATCAGGGCGTGGCCCTGCGCGCCGCTCTGCACGAAGGCGGGTCTTTGAAGGGCTTGCTGGAACGCTTCCCTGAGGACTCGCGCAAGGGGCTCGTCCTGGTGGCCTTGGACGAGGTCCAGGACCCGCACAACCTGGGCGCCATCGCTCGTTCCGCGGTCAACCTGGGGGCGAAAGCCCTCATCCTGCCGGAGCGGCGCTCCGCGCCGGTCACCGGGGCCGTGGTGGCGGCCTCGGCGGGCGCCATCCAGAAGCTCCCGGTGGTCAGCGTGGTCAACCTGGGCCAGGCGCTGGAGCGCCTCAAGGAAGCGGGCTTCTGGGTCTACGGCGCCGACGCGGCGGGCCGTCCGGCCTGGGACGCGGTCTTCAACACGCCCTTGGTGCTGGTCATCGGCTCCGAGGGCTACGGCATGAGGCCTTTGGTGGCCTCGCTCTGCGACGAGGTGGTCAGCATCCCGCAGGCGGCCGCCGGCGTCGAGAGCCTCAACGCCTCTTGCGCGGCGAGCGTGCTCCTCTACGAGGTGGCGCGGCAGGTCAGGAAGGGGTCATGA
- a CDS encoding thiamine diphosphokinase, with amino-acid sequence MKRDSAALLLLNGGLPEPGLVRRLARRCSVLVCADGGARHAVRLGLRPDVVIGDMDSVPKPLPRSWRGTSFLCDFGEDSSDFEKALAFLARAGISRLYVAGILGGRLDHSLVNLALAEAWGCRRSLVMVDRGLATLLGPGRYRLGVKRGGMLSLLAATSRARLSASGVRYPLRRAVLSPGGRGLSNVAEGAVALTVHSGRVWAASPEPFGF; translated from the coding sequence ATGAAGCGGGACTCTGCCGCCCTCCTGCTGCTCAACGGGGGGCTTCCCGAGCCGGGTCTGGTGCGCCGCCTGGCGCGGCGCTGCTCCGTGCTGGTCTGCGCTGACGGGGGGGCGCGCCACGCGGTCCGGCTGGGCCTGCGGCCGGACGTGGTGATCGGGGACATGGACTCGGTGCCCAAGCCTCTGCCGCGGTCCTGGCGGGGGACCTCGTTCCTGTGCGATTTCGGCGAGGACTCCTCGGACTTCGAGAAGGCGCTGGCTTTTTTGGCGCGCGCCGGCATCTCCCGGCTTTATGTGGCGGGGATCCTGGGCGGTCGGCTTGACCATTCCTTGGTCAACCTGGCTTTGGCCGAGGCTTGGGGCTGCCGGCGCAGCTTGGTCATGGTGGACCGGGGGTTGGCCACGCTGTTGGGGCCGGGCCGCTACCGGCTGGGGGTCAAACGAGGGGGGATGCTCTCGCTTTTGGCGGCCACATCACGGGCCAGGCTGTCGGCGAGCGGGGTGCGCTATCCTCTGCGGCGGGCGGTGCTGTCTCCGGGAGGCCGGGGTCTGAGCAATGTGGCCGAGGGCGCCGTGGCTTTGACGGTGCATTCGGGCCGGGTGTGGGCCGCGAGTCCCGAGCCTTTCGGGTTCTGA
- the cysS gene encoding cysteine--tRNA ligase, protein MRIFNTLSRSLEELQPLAPPRVGIYTCGPTVYNYQHVGNYRTYIFEDVLVRTLQTAGFQVRRVMNITDVGHLTSDSDTGEDKLEVGAKREGKTAWDIAAFYTQAFLKDIASLDVLPADVLCKATDHIPEQISLVAKLAEKGLTYRISDGIYFDTGRFPAYGKLDPARLKGQKAGARVDVVEGKKNPEDFALWKFTPPGQKRHMEWDSPWGKGFPGWHIECSAMAMKYLGESFDIHCGGVDHISIHHTNEIAQAEGATGKPFVRYWLHGEFLLMNSAKMAKSAGGFVTLADLKEKGFDPLDYRYHCYTAHYRKQLDFTWELLASAQTSRRRLREAAAAVKGGEPMPACPAGLETFRAAVEDDLNMPGAVAAVWDCLHSDAPDGAKKALVEEAEKVLALGLFKEEAQAALSAEDAELVDRRAQARAAKDFKLSDELRKQLDSRGILVEDTKQGQRWRRK, encoded by the coding sequence ATGAGGATCTTCAACACCTTGTCGCGCTCTTTGGAGGAGCTGCAGCCTCTGGCTCCGCCGCGGGTCGGGATCTACACCTGCGGCCCCACGGTCTACAACTATCAGCACGTGGGCAACTACCGCACCTACATCTTCGAGGACGTGCTCGTCCGCACCCTCCAGACCGCCGGCTTCCAGGTCCGCCGGGTCATGAACATCACGGACGTGGGGCACCTCACCTCGGACTCCGACACCGGCGAGGACAAGCTCGAGGTCGGCGCCAAGCGCGAGGGCAAGACCGCCTGGGACATCGCGGCTTTCTACACCCAGGCCTTCCTCAAGGACATCGCTTCTTTGGACGTACTCCCCGCGGACGTGCTCTGCAAGGCCACGGACCATATCCCCGAGCAGATCTCGTTGGTGGCCAAGCTCGCGGAGAAGGGCCTCACCTACAGGATCTCCGACGGCATCTACTTCGACACGGGACGATTCCCGGCCTACGGCAAGCTCGACCCGGCCCGGCTCAAGGGGCAGAAGGCCGGAGCTCGGGTGGACGTCGTGGAAGGCAAGAAGAATCCGGAGGATTTCGCGCTCTGGAAGTTCACTCCGCCGGGCCAGAAGCGGCACATGGAATGGGACTCGCCCTGGGGCAAGGGCTTCCCGGGCTGGCACATCGAGTGCAGCGCCATGGCCATGAAGTACCTGGGCGAGAGCTTCGACATCCACTGCGGCGGCGTGGACCACATCTCCATCCACCACACCAACGAGATCGCCCAGGCCGAAGGGGCCACGGGCAAGCCGTTCGTCCGCTACTGGCTGCACGGCGAGTTCCTGCTCATGAACAGCGCCAAGATGGCCAAGTCCGCGGGGGGCTTCGTGACCTTGGCCGACCTCAAGGAGAAGGGCTTCGACCCGCTCGACTACCGCTATCACTGCTACACCGCGCACTACCGCAAGCAGCTCGACTTCACCTGGGAGCTGCTGGCCTCGGCCCAGACCTCGCGCCGCCGCCTGCGCGAGGCGGCCGCCGCGGTCAAGGGCGGCGAGCCTATGCCGGCCTGCCCGGCAGGCCTGGAGACGTTCCGGGCTGCGGTCGAGGACGACCTCAACATGCCGGGGGCCGTGGCCGCGGTCTGGGACTGCCTCCACAGCGATGCCCCGGACGGCGCCAAGAAGGCTCTCGTGGAAGAGGCGGAGAAGGTCCTGGCCTTGGGCCTCTTCAAGGAAGAGGCGCAGGCCGCCCTCTCCGCCGAGGACGCTGAGCTCGTGGACCGGCGCGCCCAGGCCCGCGCGGCCAAGGACTTCAAGCTCTCCGATGAGCTGCGCAAGCAGCTGGACAGCCGCGGCATACTGGTCGAGGATACCAAGCAGGGCCAGCGCTGGCGGAGGAAGTAG
- a CDS encoding glycosyltransferase 87 family protein: protein MLREFRDRLESAPLPVRLLVCAALLKFLCAGFYLSWFTNGSDFALAHGAGARVLAGQGAQVYAEFMAYRPENENTMFFMYPPPVALVYAPLAAMPFRAALTFFELLSMAAVFGVFLVWAEHRRLQPFSETYYLAFALILLFFPLDLAAQLGQNDALVLFLVVLALAWRGKPLLAGLALAVAVWLRVFLGFILLYLLLRRRWRQLGGVVFWLAVLAGASLVFVPWPAQVQYYAQLGRQLGIESFYDNQSLTGLFYRALTDSGYTMGLVNAPNAARALTALASLLLCAGFVSVTLRAGDEGDFDEGFGLALVTALLLSPHSDTHHQALLLVPLLLLLERRRVRTASLLYYGFFAAFVPVIAFRFLAQDRLVAFASGLWTVAYSIPVLVLLGFWFHCAGSFGREGVSPPGCAPARTR from the coding sequence ATGCTGCGCGAGTTCCGCGACCGCCTGGAGTCCGCCCCGTTGCCCGTGAGGCTTTTGGTCTGCGCGGCGCTGCTCAAGTTCCTCTGCGCCGGCTTCTATCTCTCCTGGTTCACCAACGGCTCGGATTTCGCCTTGGCCCACGGGGCGGGGGCCAGGGTCCTGGCGGGCCAGGGCGCGCAGGTCTATGCGGAGTTCATGGCCTACCGGCCGGAGAACGAGAACACCATGTTCTTCATGTATCCGCCGCCGGTGGCGCTCGTCTACGCTCCGTTGGCGGCCATGCCCTTCCGGGCCGCGCTGACTTTCTTCGAGTTGCTGTCTATGGCCGCCGTGTTCGGGGTCTTCTTGGTCTGGGCCGAGCACCGCCGGCTCCAGCCGTTCTCAGAGACCTATTATCTGGCATTCGCGCTCATCCTGCTTTTCTTCCCGCTGGACCTGGCGGCCCAGCTCGGGCAGAATGATGCTTTGGTCCTGTTTCTGGTGGTCCTAGCCTTGGCTTGGCGGGGAAAGCCTTTGCTCGCCGGCTTGGCTTTGGCCGTGGCGGTCTGGCTGCGGGTCTTCCTCGGCTTCATCCTCCTTTACCTTCTGCTCAGACGCCGTTGGCGCCAGCTCGGCGGGGTGGTCTTCTGGCTGGCGGTCCTGGCCGGTGCGAGCCTGGTCTTCGTGCCCTGGCCGGCGCAGGTCCAGTATTACGCCCAACTGGGCCGGCAGCTGGGCATCGAGTCCTTCTACGACAACCAGTCCCTGACGGGCCTGTTCTATAGAGCTCTCACGGACAGCGGCTATACGATGGGGCTCGTCAACGCTCCGAATGCGGCCCGGGCGCTCACGGCGCTGGCTTCCTTGCTCCTGTGCGCGGGCTTCGTCTCGGTCACGCTGAGAGCAGGCGACGAAGGGGACTTCGACGAGGGCTTCGGCCTGGCTTTGGTGACGGCTCTGCTGCTCTCTCCGCACAGCGATACGCACCACCAGGCGCTCCTGCTCGTCCCGCTGCTGCTGCTCCTGGAGCGCCGCCGGGTGCGCACGGCGAGCCTGCTCTACTACGGCTTCTTTGCCGCTTTCGTGCCGGTCATCGCTTTCCGCTTCTTGGCCCAGGACCGGCTGGTCGCCTTCGCCTCAGGGCTCTGGACCGTGGCCTACTCCATCCCGGTCCTGGTCCTGCTGGGGTTCTGGTTCCACTGCGCCGGGAGCTTCGGGCGCGAAGGGGTCAGTCCGCCGGGCTGCGCACCGGCACGTACACGTTGA
- a CDS encoding CopG family transcriptional regulator, protein MSAAAFDRKFDRGEDISAFLDLEKAAVVRRVNVDFPSWMVELLDQEALKLNVSRQAIIKMWIRERLDPSHRLTR, encoded by the coding sequence ATTAGCGCCGCCGCATTCGACAGGAAGTTCGACCGCGGCGAGGACATCTCCGCCTTCCTCGACCTCGAGAAAGCCGCCGTCGTCCGGCGGGTCAACGTCGATTTCCCGTCCTGGATGGTCGAACTCCTCGACCAAGAGGCCCTCAAGCTCAACGTCTCGCGCCAGGCCATCATCAAGATGTGGATACGCGAGCGTCTCGACCCATCCCATCGCCTGACGCGCTGA
- a CDS encoding PBP1A family penicillin-binding protein, with protein MRRSYFYLGALLLLLFVAADAYVLRRLLAGLPDIHTLEEYTPSLTSRVFDCKGNVVAELSIEKRALLSLNHIPVDLQNAVMAIEDDRFFKHWGISPRGILRSAFANLLAGRVRQGGSTITMQLSRQIFLTRQRKVVRKLREILLAIQIERTFSKPEILQFYLNQVYFGEGAYGVQSAARNYFGKEVGELSLADCALLAGIIQAPRGNSPFSHPDQARRRRGAVLNRMFESGMITKPELEAALREPIPISKPIGQETQAPFFVEHVRKRLEQRYGYQALWRGGLKIYTTLDLDQQKTVETLMEKGLSGFDESARKEWERKLKEAPPMLDAAPEVSTSPPTKIQGAFVLMDVKTGAIRAMVGGRDSMFNRATQARRQPGSTFKPFVWAAALDSGMTAASLVEDTPLAYYYDGRDWRLLEGATDQYSINLATQPFAQSTDFKIWVPNDFDGKFLGTITLRKALALSRNIASINLITHVGPPLVVDIAHKAGIHSDLEAVPALGLGASAVSPLEMVDAFGTFANGGIAVVPYTVERVEDATGKQLESHVPVEHEAMSPELAYLVTNLLKGVVRNGTAVHASKLNRPLAGKTGTSNDNRDLWFIGYTPDLVAGAWMGYDDFASLGRKDWTGGSTVVPWWTDIMEQILKDYPKRDFPKPAKIVFQTIDSETGLLALPTCPKKHRILEAFLEGTEPKEYCQVDHSKPLAGQTPSQAPAAVIGPSINGIGASSAPAAAAPPPPLPTDEELESKPAADEGPVILE; from the coding sequence ATGAGGCGTTCCTACTTCTACCTGGGGGCCCTGCTCCTCCTGCTCTTCGTGGCCGCGGATGCCTATGTGCTGCGGCGCCTGCTGGCCGGTTTGCCGGACATCCACACCTTGGAGGAATACACCCCGTCCTTGACCAGCCGGGTCTTCGACTGCAAGGGCAACGTGGTGGCCGAGCTCTCCATCGAGAAGCGGGCGCTGCTGAGCCTCAATCATATCCCCGTCGACCTGCAGAACGCGGTCATGGCCATCGAGGACGACCGGTTCTTCAAGCATTGGGGCATCTCCCCGCGCGGCATCCTGCGCTCCGCTTTCGCCAACCTCCTGGCCGGCCGCGTCCGGCAGGGGGGCTCGACCATCACCATGCAGCTCTCCCGGCAGATCTTCCTGACCCGGCAGCGCAAGGTCGTGCGCAAGCTCCGCGAGATCCTGCTCGCCATCCAGATCGAGCGCACCTTCTCGAAGCCCGAGATCCTGCAGTTCTATCTCAACCAGGTCTATTTCGGCGAAGGCGCCTACGGCGTCCAGTCCGCGGCGCGCAACTACTTCGGCAAGGAGGTCGGCGAGCTGTCTTTGGCCGACTGCGCGCTCTTGGCCGGCATCATCCAGGCCCCGCGGGGCAACTCCCCGTTCTCGCATCCGGACCAGGCCCGCCGGCGCCGCGGCGCGGTCCTCAACCGCATGTTCGAGTCGGGCATGATCACCAAGCCCGAGCTGGAGGCGGCCCTGCGCGAGCCCATCCCGATTTCCAAGCCCATCGGCCAGGAGACCCAGGCCCCGTTCTTCGTGGAGCATGTGCGCAAGCGCCTGGAGCAGCGCTACGGTTACCAAGCGCTCTGGCGCGGGGGCCTCAAGATCTACACGACTTTGGACCTCGACCAGCAGAAGACCGTGGAGACCCTCATGGAGAAGGGGCTCTCCGGCTTCGACGAGTCGGCGCGCAAGGAGTGGGAGCGCAAGCTAAAGGAGGCGCCGCCCATGCTCGACGCGGCGCCCGAGGTCTCGACCTCGCCGCCGACCAAGATCCAGGGCGCTTTCGTGCTCATGGACGTCAAGACCGGCGCCATCCGCGCCATGGTGGGGGGGCGCGACTCTATGTTCAACCGCGCGACCCAGGCCCGCCGCCAGCCCGGCTCCACGTTCAAGCCCTTCGTCTGGGCCGCGGCCCTGGACTCCGGCATGACCGCGGCGTCCTTGGTGGAGGACACGCCGCTGGCCTATTACTACGACGGCCGCGACTGGCGGCTGCTGGAGGGGGCCACGGACCAGTACTCCATCAACCTGGCCACCCAGCCCTTCGCCCAGTCCACGGATTTCAAGATCTGGGTCCCCAACGACTTCGACGGGAAGTTCCTGGGAACCATCACTTTGCGCAAGGCTTTGGCCCTCTCCCGCAACATCGCCTCCATCAATCTCATCACGCACGTGGGGCCGCCCCTGGTGGTGGATATCGCGCACAAGGCCGGCATCCATTCCGATCTGGAGGCGGTCCCGGCGCTGGGCCTGGGCGCCTCCGCGGTCAGCCCGCTGGAGATGGTGGACGCCTTCGGCACCTTCGCCAACGGCGGCATCGCCGTGGTCCCCTACACAGTGGAGCGCGTGGAGGACGCCACGGGCAAACAGCTCGAAAGCCACGTCCCCGTCGAGCATGAGGCCATGTCGCCGGAGCTGGCCTATTTGGTCACCAACCTGCTCAAGGGCGTGGTCAGGAACGGCACCGCGGTCCATGCCAGCAAGCTCAACCGGCCCCTGGCGGGCAAGACCGGCACCAGCAACGACAACCGCGACCTCTGGTTCATCGGCTATACCCCCGACCTGGTCGCGGGCGCCTGGATGGGCTACGACGACTTCGCGTCCTTGGGCCGCAAGGACTGGACCGGCGGCTCCACCGTGGTCCCCTGGTGGACGGACATCATGGAGCAGATCCTGAAGGACTATCCCAAGCGGGATTTCCCCAAGCCGGCCAAGATCGTGTTCCAGACCATCGACTCGGAGACGGGCCTGCTGGCCTTGCCGACCTGTCCCAAGAAGCACCGCATCCTGGAGGCCTTCTTGGAGGGTACGGAGCCTAAGGAGTACTGCCAAGTGGACCATTCCAAGCCGCTGGCCGGGCAGACGCCTTCCCAAGCGCCCGCCGCGGTGATCGGCCCGTCCATCAACGGCATCGGCGCCTCCAGCGCGCCGGCCGCGGCAGCGCCGCCCCCGCCGCTGCCCACGGACGAGGAGTTGGAGAGCAAGCCGGCGGCCGACGAGGGGCCGGTCATATTGGAGTAA